A DNA window from Corvus cornix cornix isolate S_Up_H32 chromosome 13, ASM73873v5, whole genome shotgun sequence contains the following coding sequences:
- the SLC23A1 gene encoding solute carrier family 23 member 1 isoform X7, with translation MADPCRGCAPWFHNPQPMAALPPAAPASATARPVTKVLPTAIKPPRAGTSPPGTRRRNMGTRSGDLAQPQNGNVALAPAGSPQTPGKELPAAGRQDRGAGTRPPRPEMDMLYRIEDVPPWYLCILLGFQHYLTCFSGTIAVPFLLAESLCVGKDQLTVSYLIGTIFTCVGITTLIQTTVGIRLPLFQASALAFLVPAKSILALEKWRCPSEEQIYGNWSLPLNTSHIWQPRMREIQGAIIVSSLVEVVIGLLGLPGALLSYIGPLTVTPTVSLIGLSVFQAAGDRAGSHWGISVLTIFLIVLFAQYLRQVAICLPGYRRGHGFVLLRIQIFKMFPIILAIMVVWLICYVLTRTGVFPSQPGEYGYKARTDARGEILSVAPWFRVPYPCQWGLPTVTSAAVLGMFSATLAGIIESIGDYYSCARLAGAPPPPVHAINRYSQLFPTRTAASLETGQGCCRSVGLGPCCSPGAFSPRASPASSRGCWEPATAPRPPAPTSASWASPRYRGRGGSRLGRGSQAPSPAAGVSVQVGSRRVIQYGAGIMLVLGTIGKFTALFASLPDPVLGGMFCTLFVRRHELLPKPLRAGLCHVFRADAAELPGFPPRGH, from the exons ATGGCTGATCCGTGCCGGGGCTGCGCTCCCTGGTTTCACAACCCCCAGCCAATGGCCGccctcccgcccgccgccccggcctCCGCCACCGCCCGGCCGGTGACTAAAGTCCTTCCCACGGCCATAAAACCCCCCCGAGCAGGGACATCGCCGCCGGGGACGCGTCGCCGGAACATGGGGACCCGCTCAGGAGACCTGGCTCAGCCCCAG AATGGGAACGTGGCTCTGGCCCCCGCTGGCTCCCCGCAGAcccctgggaaggagctgcctgCGGCGGGCAGG CAGGACCGCGGGGCGGGCACCAGGCCCCCCCGGCCGGAGATGGACATGCTCTACAGGATCGAGGATGTGCCCCCCTGGTACCTCTGCATCCTGCTCGGCTTCCAG CACTACCTGACCTGCTTCAGCGGCACCATCGCCGTCCCCTTCCTGCTGGCCGAGAGCCTGTGCGTGGGCAAGGACCAGCTCACCGTCAGCTACCTCATCGGCACCATCTTCACCTGCGTGGGCATCACCACCCTCATCCAGACCACCGTGGGCATCAG GCTGCCCCTCTTCCAGGCGAGCGCGCTGGCTTTCCTTGTCCCCGCCAAGTCCATCCTGGCCCTGGAGAAGTGGCGATGCCCATCTGAAG AGCAGATCTACGGCAACTGGTCACTGCCCCTCAACACGTCCCACATCTGGCAGCCCCGCATGCGAGAG ATCCAGGGGGCCATCATAGTGTCCAGCCTGGTGGAAGTGGTCATCGGGCTGCTGGGGCTCCCCGGGGCACTGCTCAGCTACATCGGGCCGCTGACCGTCACCCCCACCGTGTCCCTCATCGGACTCTCCGTCTTCCAGGCGGCTGGAGACCGGGCTGGCTCCCACTGGGGCATCTCTGTGCT AACCATCTTCCTGATTGTCCTGTTTGCCCAGTACCTGCGGCAGGTCGCCATCTGCCTGCCCGGCTACCGGCGGGGCCACGGCTTTGTCCTGCTCCGCATCCAGATCTTCAAGATGTTCCCG ATCATCCTGGCCATCATGGTGGTGTGGCTCATCTGCTACGTGCTGACCCGCACCGGAGTCTTCCCCAGCCAGCCCGGGGAGTACGGGTACAAGGCCAGGACGGACGCCCGGGGCGAGATCCTGTCCGTGGCGCCCTGGTTCCGCGTCCCCTACCCCT GCCAGTGGGGGTTGCCCACGGTGACCTCAGCAGCCGTGCTGGGCATGTTCAGTGCCACACTGGCGGGCATCATCGAGTCCATCGGGGACTATTACTCCTGTGCCCGGCTGGCAGGAGCGCCCCCGCCCCCTGTGCACGCCATCAACAGGTACAGCCAGCTGTTCCCCACTCGCACCGCGGCATCCCTGGAGACCGgtcagggatgctgcaggagcgTGGGATTGGGACCGTGTTGTTCCCCAGGGGCATTTTCACCGAGGGCATCTCCTGCATCATCGCGGGGCTGTTGGGAACCGGCAACGGCTCCACGTCCTCCAGCCCCAACATCGGCGTCCTGGGCATCACCAAGGTACCGGGGCCGGGGAGGGTCCCGGCTCGGCCGGGGGTCGCAGGCACCGTCACCTGCTGCCGGTGTCTCTGTGCaggtggggagcaggagggtgaTCCAGTACGGCGCCGGCATCATGCTCGTGCTGGGCACCATCGGCAAGTTCACGGCGCTCTTCGCCTCCCTGCCCGACCCCGTCCTCGGCGGGATGTTCTGCACCTTATTCG TTCGTCGACATGAACTCCTCCCGAAACCTCTTCGTGCTGGGCTTTGCCATGTTTTTCGGGCTGACGCTGCCGAATTACCTGGATTCCCACCCCGGGGCCATTAA
- the SLC23A1 gene encoding solute carrier family 23 member 1 isoform X9 produces the protein MADPCRGCAPWFHNPQPMAALPPAAPASATARPVTKVLPTAIKPPRAGTSPPGTRRRNMGTRSGDLAQPQNGNVALAPAGSPQTPGKELPAAGRQDRGAGTRPPRPEMDMLYRIEDVPPWYLCILLGFQHYLTCFSGTIAVPFLLAESLCVGKDQLTVSYLIGTIFTCVGITTLIQTTVGIRLPLFQASALAFLVPAKSILALEKWRCPSEDLRQLVTAPQHVPHLAAPHARDPGGHHSVQPGGSGHRAAGAPRGTAQLHRAADRHPHRVPHRTLRLPGGWRPGWLPLGHLCANHLPDCPVCPVPAAGRHLPARLPAGPRLCPAPHPDLQDVPDHPGHHGGVAHLLRADPHRSLPQPARGVRVQGQDGRPGRDPVRGALVPRPLPLPVGVAHGDLSSRAGHVQCHTGGHHRVHRGLLLLCPAGRSAPAPCARHQQGHFHRGHLLHHRGAVGNRQRLHVLQPQHRRPGHHQGGEQEGDPVRRRHHARAGHHRQVHGALRLPARPRPRRDVLHLIRNDHGRRPLQPAVRRHELLPKPLRAGLCHVFRADAAELPGFPPRGH, from the exons ATGGCTGATCCGTGCCGGGGCTGCGCTCCCTGGTTTCACAACCCCCAGCCAATGGCCGccctcccgcccgccgccccggcctCCGCCACCGCCCGGCCGGTGACTAAAGTCCTTCCCACGGCCATAAAACCCCCCCGAGCAGGGACATCGCCGCCGGGGACGCGTCGCCGGAACATGGGGACCCGCTCAGGAGACCTGGCTCAGCCCCAG AATGGGAACGTGGCTCTGGCCCCCGCTGGCTCCCCGCAGAcccctgggaaggagctgcctgCGGCGGGCAGG CAGGACCGCGGGGCGGGCACCAGGCCCCCCCGGCCGGAGATGGACATGCTCTACAGGATCGAGGATGTGCCCCCCTGGTACCTCTGCATCCTGCTCGGCTTCCAG CACTACCTGACCTGCTTCAGCGGCACCATCGCCGTCCCCTTCCTGCTGGCCGAGAGCCTGTGCGTGGGCAAGGACCAGCTCACCGTCAGCTACCTCATCGGCACCATCTTCACCTGCGTGGGCATCACCACCCTCATCCAGACCACCGTGGGCATCAG GCTGCCCCTCTTCCAGGCGAGCGCGCTGGCTTTCCTTGTCCCCGCCAAGTCCATCCTGGCCCTGGAGAAGTGGCGATGCCCATCTGAAG ATCTACGGCAACTGGTCACTGCCCCTCAACACGTCCCACATCTGGCAGCCCCGCATGCGAGAG ATCCAGGGGGCCATCATAGTGTCCAGCCTGGTGGAAGTGGTCATCGGGCTGCTGGGGCTCCCCGGGGCACTGCTCAGCTACATCGGGCCGCTGACCGTCACCCCCACCGTGTCCCTCATCGGACTCTCCGTCTTCCAGGCGGCTGGAGACCGGGCTGGCTCCCACTGGGGCATCTCTGTGCT AACCATCTTCCTGATTGTCCTGTTTGCCCAGTACCTGCGGCAGGTCGCCATCTGCCTGCCCGGCTACCGGCGGGGCCACGGCTTTGTCCTGCTCCGCATCCAGATCTTCAAGATGTTCCCG ATCATCCTGGCCATCATGGTGGTGTGGCTCATCTGCTACGTGCTGACCCGCACCGGAGTCTTCCCCAGCCAGCCCGGGGAGTACGGGTACAAGGCCAGGACGGACGCCCGGGGCGAGATCCTGTCCGTGGCGCCCTGGTTCCGCGTCCCCTACCCCT GCCAGTGGGGGTTGCCCACGGTGACCTCAGCAGCCGTGCTGGGCATGTTCAGTGCCACACTGGCGGGCATCATCGAGTCCATCGGGGACTATTACTCCTGTGCCCGGCTGGCAGGAGCGCCCCCGCCCCCTGTGCACGCCATCAACAG GGGCATTTTCACCGAGGGCATCTCCTGCATCATCGCGGGGCTGTTGGGAACCGGCAACGGCTCCACGTCCTCCAGCCCCAACATCGGCGTCCTGGGCATCACCAAG gtggggagcaggagggtgaTCCAGTACGGCGCCGGCATCATGCTCGTGCTGGGCACCATCGGCAAGTTCACGGCGCTCTTCGCCTCCCTGCCCGACCCCGTCCTCGGCGGGATGTTCTGCACCTTATTCG GAATGATCACGGCCGTCGGCCTCTCCAACCTGCAGTTCGTCGACATGAACTCCTCCCGAAACCTCTTCGTGCTGGGCTTTGCCATGTTTTTCGGGCTGACGCTGCCGAATTACCTGGATTCCCACCCCGGGGCCATTAA
- the SLC23A1 gene encoding solute carrier family 23 member 1 isoform X5, producing the protein MADPCRGCAPWFHNPQPMAALPPAAPASATARPVTKVLPTAIKPPRAGTSPPGTRRRNMGTRSGDLAQPQNGNVALAPAGSPQTPGKELPAAGRQDRGAGTRPPRPEMDMLYRIEDVPPWYLCILLGFQHYLTCFSGTIAVPFLLAESLCVGKDQLTVSYLIGTIFTCVGITTLIQTTVGIRLPLFQASALAFLVPAKSILALEKWRCPSEDLRQLVTAPQHVPHLAAPHARDPGGHHSVQPGGSGHRAAGAPRGTAQLHRAADRHPHRVPHRTLRLPGGWRPGWLPLGHLCANHLPDCPVCPVPAAGRHLPARLPAGPRLCPAPHPDLQDVPDHPGHHGGVAHLLRADPHRSLPQPARGVRVQGQDGRPGRDPVRGALVPRPLPLPVGVAHGDLSSRAGHVQCHTGGHHRVHRGLLLLCPAGRSAPAPCARHQQVQPAVPHSHRGIPGDRSGMLQERGIGTVLFPRGIFTEGISCIIAGLLGTGNGSTSSSPNIGVLGITKVGSRRVIQYGAGIMLVLGTIGKFTALFASLPDPVLGGMFCTLFGMITAVGLSNLQFVDMNSSRNLFVLGFAMFFGLTLPNYLDSHPGAINTGVPELDQILTVLLTTEMFVGGTIAFVLDNTIPGTQEERGLVQWKAGAHSDSTSSASLRSYDFPLGMGAVRRSRWLRKVPICPVFTGFRARASGRGTAAAEGPDGADGGSVCTKV; encoded by the exons ATGGCTGATCCGTGCCGGGGCTGCGCTCCCTGGTTTCACAACCCCCAGCCAATGGCCGccctcccgcccgccgccccggcctCCGCCACCGCCCGGCCGGTGACTAAAGTCCTTCCCACGGCCATAAAACCCCCCCGAGCAGGGACATCGCCGCCGGGGACGCGTCGCCGGAACATGGGGACCCGCTCAGGAGACCTGGCTCAGCCCCAG AATGGGAACGTGGCTCTGGCCCCCGCTGGCTCCCCGCAGAcccctgggaaggagctgcctgCGGCGGGCAGG CAGGACCGCGGGGCGGGCACCAGGCCCCCCCGGCCGGAGATGGACATGCTCTACAGGATCGAGGATGTGCCCCCCTGGTACCTCTGCATCCTGCTCGGCTTCCAG CACTACCTGACCTGCTTCAGCGGCACCATCGCCGTCCCCTTCCTGCTGGCCGAGAGCCTGTGCGTGGGCAAGGACCAGCTCACCGTCAGCTACCTCATCGGCACCATCTTCACCTGCGTGGGCATCACCACCCTCATCCAGACCACCGTGGGCATCAG GCTGCCCCTCTTCCAGGCGAGCGCGCTGGCTTTCCTTGTCCCCGCCAAGTCCATCCTGGCCCTGGAGAAGTGGCGATGCCCATCTGAAG ATCTACGGCAACTGGTCACTGCCCCTCAACACGTCCCACATCTGGCAGCCCCGCATGCGAGAG ATCCAGGGGGCCATCATAGTGTCCAGCCTGGTGGAAGTGGTCATCGGGCTGCTGGGGCTCCCCGGGGCACTGCTCAGCTACATCGGGCCGCTGACCGTCACCCCCACCGTGTCCCTCATCGGACTCTCCGTCTTCCAGGCGGCTGGAGACCGGGCTGGCTCCCACTGGGGCATCTCTGTGCT AACCATCTTCCTGATTGTCCTGTTTGCCCAGTACCTGCGGCAGGTCGCCATCTGCCTGCCCGGCTACCGGCGGGGCCACGGCTTTGTCCTGCTCCGCATCCAGATCTTCAAGATGTTCCCG ATCATCCTGGCCATCATGGTGGTGTGGCTCATCTGCTACGTGCTGACCCGCACCGGAGTCTTCCCCAGCCAGCCCGGGGAGTACGGGTACAAGGCCAGGACGGACGCCCGGGGCGAGATCCTGTCCGTGGCGCCCTGGTTCCGCGTCCCCTACCCCT GCCAGTGGGGGTTGCCCACGGTGACCTCAGCAGCCGTGCTGGGCATGTTCAGTGCCACACTGGCGGGCATCATCGAGTCCATCGGGGACTATTACTCCTGTGCCCGGCTGGCAGGAGCGCCCCCGCCCCCTGTGCACGCCATCAACAGGTACAGCCAGCTGTTCCCCACTCGCACCGCGGCATCCCTGGAGACCGgtcagggatgctgcaggagcgTGGGATTGGGACCGTGTTGTTCCCCAGGGGCATTTTCACCGAGGGCATCTCCTGCATCATCGCGGGGCTGTTGGGAACCGGCAACGGCTCCACGTCCTCCAGCCCCAACATCGGCGTCCTGGGCATCACCAAG gtggggagcaggagggtgaTCCAGTACGGCGCCGGCATCATGCTCGTGCTGGGCACCATCGGCAAGTTCACGGCGCTCTTCGCCTCCCTGCCCGACCCCGTCCTCGGCGGGATGTTCTGCACCTTATTCG GAATGATCACGGCCGTCGGCCTCTCCAACCTGCAGTTCGTCGACATGAACTCCTCCCGAAACCTCTTCGTGCTGGGCTTTGCCATGTTTTTCGGGCTGACGCTGCCGAATTACCTGGATTCCCACCCCGGGGCCATTAACACAG GTGTCCCCGAGCTGGACCAGATCCTGACGGTGCTGCTGACCACGGAGATGTTCGTCGGGGGGACCATTGCCTTCGTCCTGGACAACACCATCCCGG GGACGCAGGAGGAGCGAGGGCTCGTGCAGTGGAAGGCAGGAGCGCACTCGGACAGCACGAGCAGCGCCAGCCTGAGGAGCTACGACTTTCCCTTGGGGATGGGCGCGGTGCGGAGGAGCCGCTGGCTCAGGAAGGTGCCCATCTGCCCGGTGTTCACCGGGTTCAGGGCCCGGGCGAGCGGCCGGGGCACGGCGGCCGCGGAGGGGCCGGACGGCGCAGACGGGGGCTCGGTGTGCACCAAGGTCTGA
- the SLC23A1 gene encoding solute carrier family 23 member 1 isoform X6 has product MADPCRGCAPWFHNPQPMAALPPAAPASATARPVTKVLPTAIKPPRAGTSPPGTRRRNMGTRSGDLAQPQNGNVALAPAGSPQTPGKELPAAGRQDRGAGTRPPRPEMDMLYRIEDVPPWYLCILLGFQHYLTCFSGTIAVPFLLAESLCVGKDQLTVSYLIGTIFTCVGITTLIQTTVGIRLPLFQASALAFLVPAKSILALEKWRCPSEEQIYGNWSLPLNTSHIWQPRMREIQGAIIVSSLVEVVIGLLGLPGALLSYIGPLTVTPTVSLIGLSVFQAAGDRAGSHWGISVLTIFLIVLFAQYLRQVAICLPGYRRGHGFVLLRIQIFKMFPIILAIMVVWLICYVLTRTGVFPSQPGEYGYKARTDARGEILSVAPWFRVPYPCQWGLPTVTSAAVLGMFSATLAGIIESIGDYYSCARLAGAPPPPVHAINRGIFTEGISCIIAGLLGTGNGSTSSSPNIGVLGITKVGSRRVIQYGAGIMLVLGTIGKFTALFASLPDPVLGGMFCTLFGMITAVGLSNLQFVDMNSSRNLFVLGFAMFFGLTLPNYLDSHPGAINTGVPELDQILTVLLTTEMFVGGTIAFVLDNTIPGTQEERGLVQWKAGAHSDSTSSASLRSYDFPLGMGAVRRSRWLRKVPICPVFTGFRARASGRGTAAAEGPDGADGGSVCTKV; this is encoded by the exons ATGGCTGATCCGTGCCGGGGCTGCGCTCCCTGGTTTCACAACCCCCAGCCAATGGCCGccctcccgcccgccgccccggcctCCGCCACCGCCCGGCCGGTGACTAAAGTCCTTCCCACGGCCATAAAACCCCCCCGAGCAGGGACATCGCCGCCGGGGACGCGTCGCCGGAACATGGGGACCCGCTCAGGAGACCTGGCTCAGCCCCAG AATGGGAACGTGGCTCTGGCCCCCGCTGGCTCCCCGCAGAcccctgggaaggagctgcctgCGGCGGGCAGG CAGGACCGCGGGGCGGGCACCAGGCCCCCCCGGCCGGAGATGGACATGCTCTACAGGATCGAGGATGTGCCCCCCTGGTACCTCTGCATCCTGCTCGGCTTCCAG CACTACCTGACCTGCTTCAGCGGCACCATCGCCGTCCCCTTCCTGCTGGCCGAGAGCCTGTGCGTGGGCAAGGACCAGCTCACCGTCAGCTACCTCATCGGCACCATCTTCACCTGCGTGGGCATCACCACCCTCATCCAGACCACCGTGGGCATCAG GCTGCCCCTCTTCCAGGCGAGCGCGCTGGCTTTCCTTGTCCCCGCCAAGTCCATCCTGGCCCTGGAGAAGTGGCGATGCCCATCTGAAG AGCAGATCTACGGCAACTGGTCACTGCCCCTCAACACGTCCCACATCTGGCAGCCCCGCATGCGAGAG ATCCAGGGGGCCATCATAGTGTCCAGCCTGGTGGAAGTGGTCATCGGGCTGCTGGGGCTCCCCGGGGCACTGCTCAGCTACATCGGGCCGCTGACCGTCACCCCCACCGTGTCCCTCATCGGACTCTCCGTCTTCCAGGCGGCTGGAGACCGGGCTGGCTCCCACTGGGGCATCTCTGTGCT AACCATCTTCCTGATTGTCCTGTTTGCCCAGTACCTGCGGCAGGTCGCCATCTGCCTGCCCGGCTACCGGCGGGGCCACGGCTTTGTCCTGCTCCGCATCCAGATCTTCAAGATGTTCCCG ATCATCCTGGCCATCATGGTGGTGTGGCTCATCTGCTACGTGCTGACCCGCACCGGAGTCTTCCCCAGCCAGCCCGGGGAGTACGGGTACAAGGCCAGGACGGACGCCCGGGGCGAGATCCTGTCCGTGGCGCCCTGGTTCCGCGTCCCCTACCCCT GCCAGTGGGGGTTGCCCACGGTGACCTCAGCAGCCGTGCTGGGCATGTTCAGTGCCACACTGGCGGGCATCATCGAGTCCATCGGGGACTATTACTCCTGTGCCCGGCTGGCAGGAGCGCCCCCGCCCCCTGTGCACGCCATCAACAG GGGCATTTTCACCGAGGGCATCTCCTGCATCATCGCGGGGCTGTTGGGAACCGGCAACGGCTCCACGTCCTCCAGCCCCAACATCGGCGTCCTGGGCATCACCAAG gtggggagcaggagggtgaTCCAGTACGGCGCCGGCATCATGCTCGTGCTGGGCACCATCGGCAAGTTCACGGCGCTCTTCGCCTCCCTGCCCGACCCCGTCCTCGGCGGGATGTTCTGCACCTTATTCG GAATGATCACGGCCGTCGGCCTCTCCAACCTGCAGTTCGTCGACATGAACTCCTCCCGAAACCTCTTCGTGCTGGGCTTTGCCATGTTTTTCGGGCTGACGCTGCCGAATTACCTGGATTCCCACCCCGGGGCCATTAACACAG GTGTCCCCGAGCTGGACCAGATCCTGACGGTGCTGCTGACCACGGAGATGTTCGTCGGGGGGACCATTGCCTTCGTCCTGGACAACACCATCCCGG GGACGCAGGAGGAGCGAGGGCTCGTGCAGTGGAAGGCAGGAGCGCACTCGGACAGCACGAGCAGCGCCAGCCTGAGGAGCTACGACTTTCCCTTGGGGATGGGCGCGGTGCGGAGGAGCCGCTGGCTCAGGAAGGTGCCCATCTGCCCGGTGTTCACCGGGTTCAGGGCCCGGGCGAGCGGCCGGGGCACGGCGGCCGCGGAGGGGCCGGACGGCGCAGACGGGGGCTCGGTGTGCACCAAGGTCTGA